GAGGTCACCGATACGGGCCGGTACGTCTGTCGATTCGACGGCGAGGTTGCAGTCGATGCACCCGCCGAGTTCCTCGGCGAGGGAGCGCCGATGAACGATCTCGATCACGTCGAGCCCGAGCAGCCAGAGACCGACCTGCCAGATGTCTCACTCGAGGAGGCGTTCGAGACCATTATCGGTGCCCCATCGACCGCCAGCAAGCGCTGGGTCTACCGGCAGTACGACCACGAGGTCGGCGTCCGTACGAGCGTCCCGCCGGGCGATGACGCCGCGGTGCTGGCTATTCGCGAGACCGAGGGCAAAGACGGTACGGGAACCGGCCTTGCGCTCTCCTCGGGTGCCACGCCAAACTGGACCGAGGCCGCACCGTACGATGGGGCACGCGCCGTTGCACTGGAGAACGCAACCAATATCGCCGCGAAAGGGGCGACGCCGCTCGCCGCGGTCGACTGTCTGAACGGCGGCAATCCCGAGAAGCCGGACGTCTACGGTGGGTTCAAGGGAATCGTCGACGGACTCGCGGATATGTGCGCCGATATTTCGGTGCCCGTGGTCGGCGGGAACGTCTCGCTGTACAACGATTCACCCACGGGACCGATCCCGCCGACGCCGACGCTCGCGATGGCTGGAACGAAAGCAGGCTACGACGCACCAGGGCTCGCGGCGGCTGCCGACACCGAGCTCCTGCTCGTCGGCGACCGCGGACTCGATGACGGCGAGGCGCAACTCGGCGGATCCGAGTATCTCGCCCGATTTGATGGCTCCGACGCGTTCCCGGAGCTGCCCGAGAACCCTGCCGCAGTCATCGAAGCGCTATCCGAGATCGCTCAACTGGGTTCGACCGTTGCGGTCCACGATGTCAGCCACGGTGGCCTCGCCGTCTCGCTCGCCGAAATGATCGACGAGGATATCGGGCTCGACATCTCTCTGCCCGGCGACACCCCTGCGGCCGAACTGTTCCACGAACAGCCGGGCCGGGCGCTCGTCGCGACGACCGATCCGGACGCCGTCGAGGATGCGCTCGACGGTGTCGCCCCAGTCGAACGGATCGGAACCGGAACTGATGACGGAACACTGCGGATCGACATCGGCGACGAAACGATTCGTGTAGATGCCACGACCGTTGCCGAACGCCGCGACGTGATCGAGCACGAACTCGATTGAGCAAGTCCTCTCTTTTGGTTTTCTGCGTATACTCTGCCTCATCACCGTTATATTGAAGTCTCCCCCCGAAGATAGTTAGATCAATGATCTATACGGGGGTTGTAAATAATGGGTCACGGGGATGATCCAACGGTTCTGATCGCGGAAGACGAACCCGACCTCGCGGACCTGTATACGGAGTGGCTTGCGGAGGACTGTCGAGTACGAACCGCCTACAACGGCAGTCAGGCGCTGGACGCCATCGACGAGAGCGTCGATGTCGTCCTGCTGGACCGTCGAATGCCCGGACTTTCGGGAGACAAAGTGCTGGATACGATCCGGGAACGGGGGCTGGGCTGTCGTGTCGCAATGGTGACTGCAGTCGAACCCGACTTCGATATCATCGAGATGGGCTTTGACGATTATCTCGTCAAACCCGCATCGAAAGACGAACTTCGATCGCTGGTCGATCAACTGCTGTTACGGAGCGAGTACGACGGCATGCTACAGGAGTTTTACGCGCTCGCCTCGAAGAAGGCGATCCTCGACAAGCAAAAGCCCGAGTACGAACTCCGGGCCAGCGAGGAGTACCGTCGCCTGAAGGATCGACTGGCCGTACTCCGGGCAGATATCGACGATACGATGGCGGAACTGTCCGACCGAGACGCCTACGCCCAGACGTCCCAGGATATCGCCCGCTGAGTAGCGTCCTCTGATCGACTACTCCTCACTGGCCACGTCTTCGACGAGGTCGACTGCGAGCTCCGCGGCATCGACCGCCGTCTCGCCGAAAACGTACGTCACCGGTTCGATGCCGAACTCGCCACGGTGATAGATCACTTCTGGGACTGATTCTCGGTCTGCAAGACGCTCTCGAAGGCGATCGTCCCGTCCCTCGTACCCCGCATCGAACGCCAGCGGATCGATCCCCCGTTCGCGAGCGGCATCGAGTAACGCGTCGCTCGTTGCGAGGTTGAGCGCCGCCCCGATATCGTCATCTTCCGAGCTCACGAGGAGAATCGTCCGGGCAACGTGTTCGGACGCACCAAACTCGGGATTTGCCGCGCGTTCGGCCGTCCCACGGATACGATAGATCCGACCCGGGATCGCTGCTACGTCGGTTGGTCCGTCGGCGTCGGGAAGTGCCATCCCGATGTTCGTGCCGACGTTCGGGATGTAATCGACAACAGCATCGGTGCCAGTCAGCAGCCGTGCCGCCCGACGGACCGACTGCAGTACGTCCCGTTCGGCGAGCATCTGTGACTCCGTCCCACGGACACAGAGATCACAGCCTAGCCCCTCTAGCTCCGGCATCAACTCCTCGTGGACGGCACAGATCGGCCCCCTGTCTTCGAACTCCCTGATCAGTGTCAGCAGTTCTGCCAGTGCGTCGACCTCGTCCATCTCACCGGATTCGAAGCCATCGGCGATCCGCCTGATCGTGGCCACCATCCGTTCGTCCTCGCTAAATCGCGGTTCGACGTCGACGTTATCGTTGATCAGGTTGCTGATTGCCGCCTGTGTGACTCCGAGACGGTCGGCGATCTCCTGTTGTGTGAACCCCCGCTCGTCGAGTTCGCTCGCAAGCATGACGCGGGCCGTCGGCATGAACCGCTCGACGACGATTTCGCTCGGGAGCACCAGCGACATACCGGCGGATACCGGTGGAGTCTACATAAGTCCCGCGACAGTGGCAGCCATCGGTTTATATGTGATCGAGAGGCGAGCATCGACATGCACTGACGCTTGCCGGTGTGGTGCAGCAGTTGCGCGACGTGCCGCCACACGGGCTGACCAGCACGTCGCCTGTTCGCCTAGAGGTTCGACGCCCCCGAACCGCCGTCGATCGGTACTGCGACGCCGTTGATGTAACTCGACCGGGGAGAGCTGAGGAACGCAACTGCGTCACCGAGCTCCTGCGGGTCGCCGATACGCTCCATCGGGTTGCCGTCGCTCCAGTCCGCCAGCCCCTCCGCGTAGCTGTCGTACTCGCCTCGGTCCATGGACTGCTCGATCAGCTCCTCGACGCGGGCGGTCTCGTGTGCACCGGGCAGGACGGCGTTGGCACGCACGTCCGGTGCAAGCTCCTTGGAGAGCGTCTTCTCCAGCCCGATGACGCTCATTCGCACCGAGTTCGAGAGCACGAGCTGGTCGATGGCTTCCTTGACGCTGCGGGACGTGATGTTCACGATGGTCCCCTCGCCATCTCGGAGATACGGCTCGCTCTCGCGGACGAGGCGGACGACGCTCATCACCAGCAGGTCGAAGGCCTCGTACCAGTCCTCGTCGGTCGTCTCCAGAAACGGGCCGCTCGGCGGCCCACCGGCACTGGTCACGAGGTGATCGAGGCCCCCGAACTCCTCGACGGTCCGCTCGACCAGTCGCTCGATATCGTCTTTCTCGGTGAGATCGGCCTGCACGGCGACGACGTCTCCCGCCGCCGTTTCACGGATCTCGTCGGCCGCCGTTTCGAGTCGGCCCTCGTCACGTCCGTTGACAACGACGTTCGCACCGTTCTTGGCCAGCGCTTCGGCCGACGCCTTCCCGAGGCCGCTGCTCGATGCCGTTACCAGCGCGGCGTTGCCGTCGATCTCAAGGTCCATAGTGGGACTGGGCACGAGCGGAGCGTTAAAAGCTTCGCGTCGATATCGTCGTCCCTGGCTCAGTCGATATACGCCTCGATCCGCGCCATTGCCGTTTTCAGGTCGTCGAGACCCGTTGCATAGGAGACACGCAGGTGTCCTTTGCCGTCCTCACCGAAGACGTTCCCCGGGACGGCGGCGACCTGCTGTTCTTCGAGCAGTCCCTCAGCAAACGCTTCGGCGTCGCCACTGGGGACTTCGGGGAAGACGTAGAACGCACCCTCGGCCTCGAAACAGTCGATCCCCATCTCCTCGAACCGGGAGAGGACGAAGTTCCGGCGTCGATTGTACTGTGCGACCATCTCCTCGACTTCATCGTCACAGCTCTCCAGTGCTTCCAGTGCGGCGTGCTGGGCAGTCGTCGGGGCGGACAGCATCCCATACTGGTGAATCCGATTCATCGCCCCGATCGCTTCCGGTGGCCCCATCGCGTAGCCGAGGCGAAGGCCAGTCATCGCGTAGGCCTTCGAGAAGCCGTTGAACACGATGGTACGCTCGCGCATTCCCGGGAGTGTCGCGATCGAGGTGTGCTCACGGCCGTAGGTAAGCTCCGCGTAGATCTCATCGCTCAGCACGGTCAGATCGTGCTCTCGTGCGAACTCGGCGATCGGTTCCAGATCCGACCTGGTCATGATCGCCCCGGTCGGGTTGTTGGGGTAACAGAAGAGGATCGCGTCGGCGTGCTGTGCACCGGCCCGCTGAAGCTCTTCGACAGTGAGTTTGAACTCGTGGTTGCTGGTCTTGACAGGGAGGGGATCGCCGCCAGCAAACGTGATTCCCGGGGCGTACGAAACGTAGGATGGATCGGGGACGGCAACGGTATCGCCCGGATCGACGAGCGCGCGGAGCGCCACGTCGACGCCCTCGCTGACACCCGTGGTGACGATGATCTCCTCGTCGGGATCGTACGACAGGTCGTAGCGCTCGTCGACATGTTCGCCGATCGCTTCCCGAAGCTCTCGTTTCCCACGATTGGCCGTGTAGGAGGTCTCCCCGCGTTCGAGCGACGCGATGGCGGCCTCGCGGGCCGCCCACGGTGCGGAGAAGTCCGGCTCGCCCACTCCGAGGGAGATGACGTCGTCCATCTCTTCGGCGAGCTCGAAAAAGCGCCGGATACCGGACGGTGGTACCTGCTGGACGCGCTCGCTGATCTTCATGGAGAGATCGACAGTCGGTCGTCGTCGTCATCCTCGCTCATCCGGATCCCGCGGTCCTTGTAGGTATCCATCACGTAGTGGGTCACCGTCTGGGTGATCTCGGGGACCGGAGCGACTTTGTCGCTGATGAACTTCGAGACCTGCTGCATCGACTCGCCCTCGACGACCATCTCGAAGTCGTAGTCGCCGCTGACTAGCCGCAGCGTCTTCACTTCGGGGAAACGCGCCAGTCGCTCGGAGATGTCGCTGTAGCTGGTCTCCCGGTCGAGTGTGACGTTCAATTCTACGGACGCGCGAACACGCTCTTCATCGACCTCGTTCCAGTCGACGACTGCCTGATAACCTCTGATGACTCCCTCGGCTTCGAGCGATTCGATGGTTGCAACGACCGTTTCTTCGTCGAGGCCGGTCATCCTCGCCAGATCCTCGGTGGAGTACCGTGCATTCTCCAGGAGAAGCTCCAGCAGTTCGCGCTTGCTCATACCGTAACGACGCCGTGGCTGGCACAAAAGGGTTTCTCCGCGTGCCGTCGATATCGCCGGACGAGAGCTACCAACCGCTGGTCTGACACGATTCACAGACCGCGACGCTGGCGCTGATCACCGAGTCGTCCGACGATCCGATCCTGACAGGGGTTACCGGTACGTAGTTCCGACAGTACGCACAGCGTTCGATGGCATCACTCTTCGATCCCATACCGATTAGTCGTTGGTTATCACCGGGTTAGTTAAAATTCGTGTATAGTTTCTAATACAATATTGCTCCGAACAACGTCGGACAGTACCCGACAGAAGACCTGTTCGATCGAATAGAACTCGCTGTCGAACGGAAGCGAAACGCCCTAACAGCCCTCGCGCCACTGCTGTGGTATGCAAGATGATTCCGAGGTCGCTGTCCTCAGACTCGGCCATCGCCCCGGTCGGGACAACCGGATGACGACACACGTCGGCCTGACCGCCCGCGCGCTCGGGGCCGACCGCGTGATCCTCGACGGTGCGTCCGGACCAGCCGAGACCATCGAGGACATCACCGAACGCTTCGGTGGCCCCTTCGAGGTCGAGGTGACGGGGAGTCCAAAGGGCGTACTCCGGAACTGGGAGGGCGTCGTCGTCCACCTGACGATGTATGGCGAGCGCGTCCAGGACGTCGAAGCGGAGATCAGGGAGCGCCACGCGTCGGGCGAGCCGGTCCTGGTCGTCGTCGGCGCCGAGAAGGTTTCGTTCGACGTCTACGAGGCGGCCGACTGGAACGTCGGCGTGACGAACCAGCCACACTCGGAGGTTGCCGGACTCGCCGTCTTCCTCGACCGGCTGTTCGAGGGGCGCGAACTCGACCGCGAATGGGAAGACGCCGACCAGCACGTCGTACCGATGCCAACTGGCAAAAAGGTCGTCCCGACCGAGGAAGAGTAGCACTTTTGCAGGCGGGCGAGACAGAGTCGATATGTCACTCGCACTCGCCATCGTCGGACTCGTACTGATGGTGATGGGGATCTCCGGATTTTATTCGCCCGAGGGGATGGTAAAAGCGCAGGAACGATATCCGATCGGGCCGACCGACGCCATCGACTCGGAGATGCGATATCACGTCACCAGATTCGCAGCATTGGTCGTCACCGGGATCGGTGCGGTGCTGGTCATCCTTGCGTATCTCCGGTAGAGGACGCCCCTGTCGTGAGCACCCGAATCATTAATCATTTTCGCTGATAATAGCTAGCTATGTACGACGAGGAGGATCTGGCGTCGATCCGCGAGTCCCGTGAGGAGTGGGAGCGAGAGCGTCTCGATCCGGTGCTGGATCGGTACGGTGAGCGCCAGGAGCGCTTTGCGACCGTTTCGAACCACGAGGTCGACCGGCTGTATACGCCCGAGGACGTCGCTGACCTCGACTACGAGGCCCATCTCGGCTTCCCCGGGGAGGAGCCGTTTACTCGTGGGGTCTATCCGACGATGTACCGGGGACGTACGTGGACGATGCGCCAGTTCGCGGGCTTTGGTACCGCCGAGGAGACCAACGAGCGGTTTCACTACCTGATCGACGAAGGCCAGACGGGCCTCTCGACCGCCTTCGACATGCCGACGCTGATGGGGAAGGATTCGGACGACGACCTCACCGACGGCGAAGTCGGCAAGGAGGGCGTCGCCGTCGACACATTGCGGGACATGGAGATCCTGTTCGACGGGATCGACCTTGCGGAGGTATCGACGAGTTTCACGATCAACCCCTCCGCACCGGTGATTTACGCGATGTACGTCGCGCTCGCGGACCAGCGTGGCGTGCCTCGCGAGAAGCTCCGGGGAACGCTCCAGAACGATATGCTCAAGGAATTTATCGCACAGAAAGAATGGGTGATCCCGC
This genomic window from Natranaeroarchaeum aerophilus contains:
- the purL gene encoding phosphoribosylformylglycinamidine synthase subunit PurL encodes the protein MSLSDSDREVVVDELGREPSPAEAALFENLWSEHCAYRSSRPLLGAFESEGEQVVIGPGDDAAVVALPDPSGEGNSDTYITMGIESHNHPSYVDPFDGAATGVGGIVRDTLSMGAYPIALLDSLYFGDFEREHSRYLLEGVVEGISHYGNCIGVPTVGGSVDFHERYEGNPLVNVACVGLTNEDRMITAIAQKPGNKLVLVGNATGRDGLGGASFASEDLSEDAETEDRPAVQVGDPYSEKLLIEANEQLIEEGLIESARDLGAAGLGGASSELVAKGGLGADIDLAKVHQREPNMNALEILLAESQERMCYEVSPENVDRVAEVADRFDLGCSVIGEVTDTGRYVCRFDGEVAVDAPAEFLGEGAPMNDLDHVEPEQPETDLPDVSLEEAFETIIGAPSTASKRWVYRQYDHEVGVRTSVPPGDDAAVLAIRETEGKDGTGTGLALSSGATPNWTEAAPYDGARAVALENATNIAAKGATPLAAVDCLNGGNPEKPDVYGGFKGIVDGLADMCADISVPVVGGNVSLYNDSPTGPIPPTPTLAMAGTKAGYDAPGLAAAADTELLLVGDRGLDDGEAQLGGSEYLARFDGSDAFPELPENPAAVIEALSEIAQLGSTVAVHDVSHGGLAVSLAEMIDEDIGLDISLPGDTPAAELFHEQPGRALVATTDPDAVEDALDGVAPVERIGTGTDDGTLRIDIGDETIRVDATTVAERRDVIEHELD
- a CDS encoding HalX domain-containing protein — translated: MGHGDDPTVLIAEDEPDLADLYTEWLAEDCRVRTAYNGSQALDAIDESVDVVLLDRRMPGLSGDKVLDTIRERGLGCRVAMVTAVEPDFDIIEMGFDDYLVKPASKDELRSLVDQLLLRSEYDGMLQEFYALASKKAILDKQKPEYELRASEEYRRLKDRLAVLRADIDDTMAELSDRDAYAQTSQDIAR
- a CDS encoding thiamine-phosphate synthase family protein is translated as MSLVLPSEIVVERFMPTARVMLASELDERGFTQQEIADRLGVTQAAISNLINDNVDVEPRFSEDERMVATIRRIADGFESGEMDEVDALAELLTLIREFEDRGPICAVHEELMPELEGLGCDLCVRGTESQMLAERDVLQSVRRAARLLTGTDAVVDYIPNVGTNIGMALPDADGPTDVAAIPGRIYRIRGTAERAANPEFGASEHVARTILLVSSEDDDIGAALNLATSDALLDAARERGIDPLAFDAGYEGRDDRLRERLADRESVPEVIYHRGEFGIEPVTYVFGETAVDAAELAVDLVEDVASEE
- a CDS encoding SDR family oxidoreductase, with product MDLEIDGNAALVTASSSGLGKASAEALAKNGANVVVNGRDEGRLETAADEIRETAAGDVVAVQADLTEKDDIERLVERTVEEFGGLDHLVTSAGGPPSGPFLETTDEDWYEAFDLLVMSVVRLVRESEPYLRDGEGTIVNITSRSVKEAIDQLVLSNSVRMSVIGLEKTLSKELAPDVRANAVLPGAHETARVEELIEQSMDRGEYDSYAEGLADWSDGNPMERIGDPQELGDAVAFLSSPRSSYINGVAVPIDGGSGASNL
- a CDS encoding pyridoxal phosphate-dependent aminotransferase, translating into MKISERVQQVPPSGIRRFFELAEEMDDVISLGVGEPDFSAPWAAREAAIASLERGETSYTANRGKRELREAIGEHVDERYDLSYDPDEEIIVTTGVSEGVDVALRALVDPGDTVAVPDPSYVSYAPGITFAGGDPLPVKTSNHEFKLTVEELQRAGAQHADAILFCYPNNPTGAIMTRSDLEPIAEFAREHDLTVLSDEIYAELTYGREHTSIATLPGMRERTIVFNGFSKAYAMTGLRLGYAMGPPEAIGAMNRIHQYGMLSAPTTAQHAALEALESCDDEVEEMVAQYNRRRNFVLSRFEEMGIDCFEAEGAFYVFPEVPSGDAEAFAEGLLEEQQVAAVPGNVFGEDGKGHLRVSYATGLDDLKTAMARIEAYID
- a CDS encoding Lrp/AsnC family transcriptional regulator; the encoded protein is MSKRELLELLLENARYSTEDLARMTGLDEETVVATIESLEAEGVIRGYQAVVDWNEVDEERVRASVELNVTLDRETSYSDISERLARFPEVKTLRLVSGDYDFEMVVEGESMQQVSKFISDKVAPVPEITQTVTHYVMDTYKDRGIRMSEDDDDDRLSISP
- a CDS encoding tRNA (cytidine(56)-2'-O)-methyltransferase translates to MQDDSEVAVLRLGHRPGRDNRMTTHVGLTARALGADRVILDGASGPAETIEDITERFGGPFEVEVTGSPKGVLRNWEGVVVHLTMYGERVQDVEAEIRERHASGEPVLVVVGAEKVSFDVYEAADWNVGVTNQPHSEVAGLAVFLDRLFEGRELDREWEDADQHVVPMPTGKKVVPTEEE